A stretch of DNA from Granulicella pectinivorans:
AGATCCGGGAAAGAAAGAGAACCGAAGTCAAGCTGCGCCATGCCGCGTTTCACGATAGCCTCACCGGCCTCTTCAACCGCGCACATCTCATGGAAACCCTTCCTGCGGTGCTGGACAAGGTTCACGCCAGCACCAACGTCAACGCCCATGTCCTCTACATCGATCTCGACACCTTCAAAGCAGTCAACGACATGTTCGGTGCCCGCCTGGGTGATCTTCTTCTCATCGAGATGGCTCAACGGCTGAAGCAATGCATGCGCCCCGGCGAGATCCTTGCACGCGTAGGCGGCGATGAATTCGCCGTCATCTTGCCGGATGTTCGTGGAGTTGGGCAGGCCCTGAGAACGGCGCAGCGCCTCCTCACCGTGATCGAGGAGCCTGTGATCCTCGGTGGCATGTCCATCCCGATGGAAGCCAGCGTGGGGCACTGCCAGATCATCCCAAGCTACACCGACGCCGAAGAGATCCTGCGCGACGCGGATACGGCCATGTACCACGCAAAACGCGAGGGTGGCGGTCGCGTCGTCACCTATCATCCCACCATGCAGGAGGCTGCCATGGCCTCCATGCAGGCCCGGCTTCAGCTCACTGCGGCGATTCAAAACGAGGAGTTCGAGCTCTTCTACCAACCACTCGTCGATATGCGCGACTGGTCCATCTTTGGCATGGAAGCCCTCATCCGGTGGAATCATCCCACCCGCGGTCTTCTCTTCCCTGGCGACTTCATCAAGCTGGCTGAAGAGTCGGGGCACATCGTCAGTATCGGCCAATGGGTCATCAAACGCGGGTGCCGCGACATGGCTGCGCTTCACGCGGCAGCCGGCAAGAAACTCCTCATGAGCCTCAACGTATCCAGCAAGCAACTCGACGTACCCACCTTCTTCTCTGAGCTCGTCGAAGTCCTCGAAGAAACGAAGATCGATCCCACATGGCTTCAGCTTGAGATCACGGAGAGCATCTTCCTCACAGATGCAGCGCGCGTCGGCAAGCTTTTCGAAGACATCCGCGCCCTCGGGGTGCAAATCGCATTCGACGACTTCGGTACCGGCTACTCTTCTTTGAGCTACATCGGCAAGTACCCCATCGACACCTTGAAGCTCGATCAGTCCTTTGTCAAGAACATGAGCAAGAGCCCGATCAACGCGGAGATCGTGCAGTTCGTCATCAACATCGCCGCAGCCGCCAAGATGAAAGTGACCGCGGAGGGTGTGGAAGAAGAAGAACAGCGGCGCCAGCTCGTCTCCTACGGCTGCATCCTCGCCCAGGGCTTTCTCTTCAGCAAAGGCATCCCGCTCATCGAGATGATCGAGCTCCTGGCCCGGCGCGAAGCGCTCACACCCAAGCCTGTCGATAAGCCGGCGAATCCTGGCGGCCTTCGGATCATTGCCTGAGGTCTCGTCATGCGTGCTTCAAGCACCCGGAAGTCTGTCGGCATGCATACAGCACTCAGTCGTCCAGAGTCGCCCGCCACGCGAAACCTGCGCATAGGCCTACCGCAATCAGCACCTTCATAACAGCATCGCCGCCGAACGCCAACCCCGCGCGAAAATGGCCAATCCCACAGCCGCCGCCCCACCGAACACGATCCATCGGAAGCGCAGCAAACCGCCCCTGAAGCTGGACCGATGGTCCAGCTTCAGGGGCGGTTCCTTTCCAGCCGTAGTGCTCCGTCAGCGACTCAACGCAAACGCGGCCCGCCGGTTCTGCTGATAGCACGTCTCATCCTGCGTGCTGCATACAGGTGTCTCCTTGCCATAGCTGACGATCCGCAAACGCTGCCCGGGAACTCCCAGACGCATCAGGCTATCCCGGGCGGCATTCGCTCGCTTCTCGCCAAGCGCTAGGTTGTACTCCGCGGATCCACGCTCGTCCGAATAGCCCGCGATAATCACGTTGATCGTAGGATGAGCCATCAGGTAGGCAGCCGCATGCTCCACCGCCTCTTGCGCATCGGGTCGGATCGTGTAGCTGTCGTAGTCGAACAGAGCGTCCGGAACGTTATCGTGAAACTCCTTGTCCTTCTTCATCTCTGCCGCCGTCGGCGCCGCCGCAGGCACAGGCGTGTCCACCACCGCGGGCTTCGGCGCATTGACACGGAACGCGACCTCGCAGCTCTGGTTCGTCGACGGACTCGAAGCCAGCGCCGCCGTTCCCGTAACCGTGTATTCCCCCGCCGGCAGACCCGTCGTATCGATGCTGATGCTCCGTCCGCCCCCCGTAACCGTGCCTCCGTTGGTTGACCACGAATAGACCACCTTCAACTGATCCGGCGTGGTCTTCGCATCACCCATGATCCGCAAAAGCTGTCCCGGTTCGATGTTGCCCGCATTGCCACTGCACGAAAACTCGATCTCGCTGGGACGCGGCGGTACCACCGGAGCGGGAGAAGACCACGCGTCCCGCGCGCCGAACTTCACCACAACTCCCACCCCAATCATCAGTTGGTTCTGCTCGTTGTCCGCGGCATTGGGAAATCCCGTTCGCAGATACTGCACATCCGGCACACGAACCGCAAACCGTCTCGTCAGATTGACATCCAGGCCCCCGCCCACGGACAGCGCGAAACTCGACGCGCTCGTCGTGTAGCTCGTCGCCGTCGGAAAGTAAGAGTCGCTTCCCTGCGCCTCGCCGAAAAGAACCTCACCATACGGTACAAAGCGATTCATGCGCAGTGAAACCTTCGGTCCTCCCATATAGGTCCTCAGCGTCAGATTCTGCCCAAGCGCACTGA
This window harbors:
- a CDS encoding putative bifunctional diguanylate cyclase/phosphodiesterase produces the protein MTRFAGSIQNECAMGLFSSPAGAGEAVHISPVALTLVLALFVASFLVLVAVIQQRSTSKRKKELAQTEDRHRMQTVLTEQKVTRQQNDALAEEIRERKRTEVKLRHAAFHDSLTGLFNRAHLMETLPAVLDKVHASTNVNAHVLYIDLDTFKAVNDMFGARLGDLLLIEMAQRLKQCMRPGEILARVGGDEFAVILPDVRGVGQALRTAQRLLTVIEEPVILGGMSIPMEASVGHCQIIPSYTDAEEILRDADTAMYHAKREGGGRVVTYHPTMQEAAMASMQARLQLTAAIQNEEFELFYQPLVDMRDWSIFGMEALIRWNHPTRGLLFPGDFIKLAEESGHIVSIGQWVIKRGCRDMAALHAAAGKKLLMSLNVSSKQLDVPTFFSELVEVLEETKIDPTWLQLEITESIFLTDAARVGKLFEDIRALGVQIAFDDFGTGYSSLSYIGKYPIDTLKLDQSFVKNMSKSPINAEIVQFVINIAAAAKMKVTAEGVEEEEQRRQLVSYGCILAQGFLFSKGIPLIEMIELLARREALTPKPVDKPANPGGLRIIA
- a CDS encoding OmpA family protein, which translates into the protein MRMSKVALVLLAAGAVAPALNAQAIPVSSGFATPRVEISAGYNFIKANAPPSGCECFNLNGAYVSADYNFLNWLAVTGEFTTGHANKISALGQNLTLRTYMGGPKVSLRMNRFVPYGEVLFGEAQGSDSYFPTATSYTTSASSFALSVGGGLDVNLTRRFAVRVPDVQYLRTGFPNAADNEQNQLMIGVGVVVKFGARDAWSSPAPVVPPRPSEIEFSCSGNAGNIEPGQLLRIMGDAKTTPDQLKVVYSWSTNGGTVTGGGRSISIDTTGLPAGEYTVTGTAALASSPSTNQSCEVAFRVNAPKPAVVDTPVPAAAPTAAEMKKDKEFHDNVPDALFDYDSYTIRPDAQEAVEHAAAYLMAHPTINVIIAGYSDERGSAEYNLALGEKRANAARDSLMRLGVPGQRLRIVSYGKETPVCSTQDETCYQQNRRAAFALSR